The genome window CAGCTCAACCAAGTGTTTATGAACATCTTAGTTAATTCTATTGATGCGATCGAAGAGAACAACGCCAAGCACACGTATCAAGAGCTGAAAGACCATCCCAGTCGCATCACCATCCGCACATCAATGGCTGATGCAGCTTGGATAGAAGTGGTGATCGCGGACAATGGAGTTGGCATTCCTCAAGCGGTGCAACGACGTATCTTTGACCCCTTCTTCACGACGAAAGCGCTGGGCAAAGGGACTGGCATGGGGATGTCTATCAGCTATCAGATCATCACGGGGAAACATAACGGCAAACTGGAATGTTTTTCAACTCCTGGAGAAGGAACTGAGTTCAGGATTCGGATTCCTTTGCAGCAACCAGTCCCTTCAGCAATTTAGAGGTAAAGGTGACGCTGACAGAGCCAAGGAATTAAGCAAAACTTATCAGTCAACGACAGAATCAGGGTTCCACCCATTTTAGGAAGGAAGCGATTAATAAGCTGGGATTAATTGCTTTTCCTCGATGGGATGTAACAACGGTGCAGCAATGATTTGACCCTTTTACCTGAAGAAAGTATGATTACTTCAGGTAAATGTTGAGGCTGCTCGATGAAGGTAGACGGTCATGGGCAAGCTAAGGTTTTAACTCTCTACGAGATTGCAAAATTGTTTGAGGCATTTGAGGGCGATCGCGATCGTGCCCTCTTCGGCATCTGCCTCTACACGGGATGTCGCATTAGTGAAGCTTGCTCGATGCTCACCACAGATGCTTATGACGCAGCTGGGGTCAGAATGAAGATTACCTTGCGCAAGGCCAACACCAGGCGGAAGCAGGAGACGCGGCAAATCCCTGTGAACTCGGTTCTCAAGGGCTACCTGGAGACGTACCGGAGTGGGGTGGGCAAGCAATATCTGTTCCCCGGACGACATGGGCGCGAGCACATCAATCCTAAGTCAGCCGATGAGATTCTTAGGGAGACGTGCGATCGCTTGGGGCTGGTGGGAGTCAGTACCCACAGTTTTCGGCGAACTGCTCTAACCCAGATGAGTAGTGCAGGGGTGCCGCTGCGGGTAATTCAGGAAATCTCAGGCCACCGCAGCTGGCAAGCCCTTCAACGGTATCTGGAGGTGTCAGAGCTGCAACTGGAGGGGGCGATCGCTTCTCTAAACTTTTGAAGTATTGACAGCTTAGTGAATCAGTCGATT of Trichocoleus sp. FACHB-46 contains these proteins:
- a CDS encoding site-specific integrase encodes the protein MKVDGHGQAKVLTLYEIAKLFEAFEGDRDRALFGICLYTGCRISEACSMLTTDAYDAAGVRMKITLRKANTRRKQETRQIPVNSVLKGYLETYRSGVGKQYLFPGRHGREHINPKSADEILRETCDRLGLVGVSTHSFRRTALTQMSSAGVPLRVIQEISGHRSWQALQRYLEVSELQLEGAIASLNF